The genome window GCCAAATAAGAGAGAAATTCGTAAAAGATTACAAGAACCCAGAATGACCCACTGCAGTTCTAGTACCATTAACCATAAAAGCCCATAAATTACAACTACTAGTGAAACTAAAAATCTCATGCCAAATAGACCCATCAAAGACTATAAGAATCCAGAAAAACTCACTGCTCTTCCATtctcaataaattttataaacccATTAATTATAACTTATTTATTCTGAAAATCAtagctaaataaaataaagaaagaaaagaaagaagaagaagctggaGAAGATATAGgcgtgaagaagaaagaaagaagaagctgAAGGGAAAACATGGCccggagaaaaaagaaagagaaaagaagaaagagcaGTTGGTGTTACACATAAGATCATTTGTTATTACCGAAATGTCACTTAGCTCATaacttaaaatctaaaaaatatcaCAAAGTTGTTCTCATTTCTCAtcatttaggatttgtttgagatccgtttattttgttaaaattgaaaactttttactaaaaatactatatataaaatgtaaaaactagttgaaatagtacaatgagatccataaatagcaacaaaaagtgtagtgagatccatgaataatagcaaaaataagttaaatagtaaaataagctagcaAAATTAAGCTATGCCAATGCACACTTATTCTCAATATTTTTGAGTGAAGAGAATCAACCCAAACAATACTTGCGTCAGTAGGGCATACAATCTTTGAGTAATGAGTAATTGAAATTGAGATATGAGGGATGAAAACCACCAAACAAAAACTTCATGTTCATGGGCTGTGTGGTCTTATACTTCAAACAAGAATTTTTACGCCAAAAATTAAGTCAAATTTGGTAAGTTGAACAAGAACCAAGAGCTATTAACACTAGGCTTGTATTCCAATGCGATTACCTTATTACATAGAAAAACAGGAAGAACTGATTAAATGCCCTTTGTGTATGTGCATGCTCATGTGATTATCAGTTTGGaagtaaaaaacttatttgtggGATTCAGAGAGAGGGATGATGGTGTAAAAGTCGAAAGAAAAAGAGGGAAGTGTTAATCAACTTAATTCGCAGTAGATGATTAACAATGGACTGCTTGCAAAACTGGAAAGCTTGTCTTCTATTAGATAATCAGTAATGTTACATGCTAACTTCTGAGGTGACAACTGGTCTTCCTTGGACCCCtcaaaaaaacattattcaatGACCAGGTTCTTAATCAAGATATAGAAGCTGTAATATTATGACTGCTTCCCTGAGTTGAACAACATTTGAAAGTTATTTCCCTTAATCTGTCAACCTTCGCTAAGGACAGTGTTGATTAGTCTGCTTCTTCCAATCCTTCTGTATTAGTCAAACGCCAACGTTTACCAAAGAATTAAGTTAGGCTTTGTTTCTGTTAAAGATGTTGAATGATtcaaagagagaggagaaagccaaaaaaaaaaagaatttaacaTTGGTTCAGCTGACATTTGGGAAGTTCAAGTTGAAGGTATTTTGACTACATGGAGTCTATTGTTCATGTCCTTCAAGAGTGCAGTATTATAAGATTTTTCTGATCCTGTCTAAGCGTACATTCCACCCAATTTgggtctttttcttttataataatgGAGATGGAGCCTCTTTATAAAAGTGGTAGGACTATATTGTAACGGGACCTAAAGCCTAGGCCTTGAGCTGGCCTATGTGTTTGCTCATATGATAGAAGCAATGTACTTATTGTCCTTCTACACAGACATCGGCACACACATAATTAatacccaaccaaaaaaaaaaaaaaaccatttcatCAAAACATAAACAGAGataatttaaagagaaaaaccTGTAGACGTTAAGCAGTTATCTGTGGCAGAGTTGTTCGTGAAAGTCCATTTTGGTCTAATTCGGTCCATTTCGGTCTACTTCAATCCATTTCGGTCGTTTCAGTCTACTttggtctattcggtccattttggtccattcgGTCCTTGCAAAACTTAatcatcattttcttttccctggccaatatttttttatatgggaatttggaatttattttccattcaGGAATCATTGCAATCTTCCTGAAATTTGTTTCAAAAGGATAATAGAGAATAGTTCTATTATTATTTCATCAAACCTTTGAATGGCAGAACAAATTATCAATATTCATATATGTGATTAAGGCCGAATGAAAGATGGTTCATGCTTAATGTTAATAAAGATAGATCATCACTTGAAAAACTGGGTCCAGCAAGAGTTGGTGAGCTAATTTAAGATTCTCAAGGAAATTGGGTGAAAGATTTTTCGAGGACAATTATGCAATTAGAATTGCTGCAAATGAATTAACCTCTCTAAAGAATCATGAGGTGTCAAGTCCCCCATTGtaactatccaaaaaaaaatcatgggaCGAGAGTTTGAGACTGCCTAGGGTCTATTTggttttttgaaaacaattactcatcactcctcactcaatttttatcactcgacactcatcactcatcacatAAAATACCCCAATTTTCTATACCCCACCCGTTTGGCACATATTTTTcagcttctcatcactcaattttttctactttttgtgggacccatacTTGAGCACTTGGTCAGAGACTACCCGCCTCACCCTCATTCCCCACCATTTTCTTCACTTCTCATTTCCCCTTCACCCCTTCAACCCTGTTACTCTCCCAAAATGCAAACCTAAACCCATGTGAGTATATTGTcaaattaatgtattttttattttttttactaaaaaactCCAAGGTTGCACCTAGTGTGACTATTCTGAGCTTGATGAAGGTTGCGCCTGGTGTGATTTTTTatagattctctctctctctctctctctctctctctctctctctctctctctttggatCAATGAGCAACAAAGCCGAATTGagattttgaatgaaaattttgaaaaagccAACAAGTGATGAGCAATGCCATTGATGAGCGACAAAGCCGGATCGACGAGCGACGAGTGACGCCATTGATGTGAAATATGAGactgaaagagagagaaaaacagagTAGTGGGTTAGAGATTTTGGAGATTGTTTGAAttgaaaagtttgtttcttgattttggAGATTAATGGGTCTGAGACTGAGATGATGGTGCCAATGGTGGAGTCAAGAAGGATGGAGAAGATGGTGGGTCTGAGCTCCGATCAGTGGTGGTATGAAGATGGTGGTATAGTttaccacaaaaaaagaaaaaaagaaaaaaaaaagatggtggGTCTGAGCTCCGATTGGTGGTGGTATGGAGATGGTGGTATAGTTTACGAAAAAAAAGATGGTGGTATGAAGATGGAGGAGTGATCTAGTTCCCATTGATGAAGAGAGCCATTGCAAGTAGTATCAAAAGGTGGGATGGTGTGACTTTGCACTGACAGTGGGTCTCATGCATGTGTCTTTAATTACGAAAATGCCATGGAAATTGAGTTTCGGAAattgaaaacacctaaaatttgttttcaattttcataactcatcacttaaaaatcaaagaattgaatgatagaaacaaaaactgaaaatacatcCAAACACACTACTCAGCTGTGGGACCCACCAATTTTGAGTTATGGGCGATGAAAACAGAATTATGTGTGATGGAAACtgaaaatccaaacagccctaaTGTCCATCATTCACTTCAAGGTTTTGTACATTAAATACGATAATGCCTAGATATAAGTCATCCATgtattccatcaaaaaaaaaaagtcatccaTGTGGTGTGGAAAAGGTTGTCGGCTCTCAATAGCTTATCCAAATGTTGACCAATGAAAATGAAATACGGTTCTAACTAGGCACCGTCGGCAAATCTCTTGGTATTTCTTTTCGGCTTAGTATCCGCGTGGAAGCGCACTGGAACTGGGCAATCCAAACTTTCAAATTGATAATTACATcgatctttattttctttcttttttttccactatTGAGTGCCTGTGCTTGCACAGGATACACAGAAAATGGAGACAACAATCCCATGAATAAGGTTCGGCTCAAAAAGATAATGCTATGTTTATGGTCAATAGTGGTTTGCTTTCTCTATGATAGTTGATAGAGATAGAATTTTCGTACGACACTTATCCCATTGTCACTATCATCGGACTCAGTGTACTGTGTCTGTCAGCATCATTTCATCTTTAATTGGAAACTTTCAGCTATTGTTTGGAAACTTTCAGCTATTGTATTTGTAGCTAAGAGCCAAATTATCACATTAGGCAATATGAGTATCACTGTTTATCCTAGGAATGACccattttgagttttttattttgctcATTGCGCTCCATGCAAGTCATCACTGTGAATTGCGTTAATGTATGGTAAAATAAATGAAGCCAAATATGGGCAGATTATGGTGCACTAGACTATGTCATATTTTGATTATCTAGAGGTTAACAATTTATCTATCTAAAAATTGCTTGCACATGTGCTCTAGTGTCATATTTTGATGAATGTGAGCTCATGTATTTTACTCCAACCAAACAGGAGGTATTCAATTAAAAAGTCTCCCAAGtttgaattatattatatacCAGGAATAAGTATATAGAAGGAGATATCCAATATtgctgtccaaaacttttgactACTAAACTTCTTATGTTTGTATTGTACAAGTTAAGTAAGCCTCttcttctcaacaaaaaagTTAAGTCTATAAGAACTCCgattagctcaattggtaaaaaattttgttatcaaATAATAAATCTATGGTTCAATTTCTACATATactgaaaacaaccaaaaaccaattagtgtcATGATTATTAGTGTTTTTCtctgataataaagaataatcattaaaaatggatatggcatcataggttgaaactacctctaaaaaataaaaaaaaaaataaaaaaaaaaaaaaagaagaagaataagaagttAAGTAAGCCTCTATTACTTGGTAGGCAAACTTCATGGAGACCAACCTTTTTATGGTTAGTTGGAACAAAAATTAGGTCTCACAGTTTAGTCATGTCGCGGAGCATTATGATTTTTGCATTCATGAGTCGTAGGTAGAGAATGCAGTAAATCGTGTGACATTGATGAAGGCAGCAGCATATGCCTCATTATTGTGCTCCAACTGGATAAAGAAAAGGCATTGAATTCCAGTTATCCTATCCTAAGTGCAGAATCCGAGGATATATAGACCTTTTTGGCTTTAAGGTAGCGTCTGGTTCCGATAATCTAGAACCATATATCTTTGACATCAGTTTTTTGGAAATTGATGATGTCTGagaaccattttcttttcttttttagttgaGTGACCAACCATGATTATGCTTTCTATTGACTGTCTACACCTAAAATTTTTGGTAATTATTTATTAAcctattactatttttttttttttttgagaaacaaattgCTACCTATTATTAAGGGACTATTTAAATCAACCTGAATTACAATTAAAAGGTTTGGtggaacatcttccatccagacGGACAAAGGGGATGAAAAGATTGCTCTTCTAGCGAATGAGCAACCTTATTATATTGTCGTTGGACATGTGCAACATTAAAACATGAGAAGTGTGAAGCAAGAAAAAGAATATTGTTTATGATGTGCCCAAAAGGCGCTAAAGACCTGCTGCTACTGTTCAAGAGCTTGATTAAGACTTCAAAATCACCCTCGAGGAAGATGTTATCAAATCCCAATTCTAGAGCGAACTCCACTGCCCGCCATGCTGCTAGAGTTTCCACTTCAATGACTGTTGATGGCAGCGAAATAATCTCAGACAGTGAAGCCATCGCCATTCCATCATGGTTTTGTATAACTACTCCCAAACTAGCTATGTTTTCTTGTTCAAAAATTGCTCCGTCGAAATTGATCTTGTAACCATGTAAAGTTGGGGGAGTCCACGGTGTTGCTGCCTGTTTTGGGACTGTTGATGCTGAGGTGGAACCAGGTAAGCAcctgcttgctcactcccaagtgcaggagatcgtagcaatataattctcggagcactgaggtcgaaccacaaggagcagggtaaattcaaagataatataattaaataacaatttgggtgaagaagaaaaatattttagtataagaacctacattttctattttacatactcacttttcaaaacacctcACAtaagattatctattttacactacattttattaaaatatcaaattttcttgattttttaaattgtttctctttcttcacacacacaaaaacaaccAACAATTGTCTTCCTTCATTATTGTGatacataaaaaaagaataaaaatctaaatgcaaaataaatagtatcaatATAAATTTGCACAATTCCTTTATCCTTGCTCTCTTTGCATAATTGATGTGTTATATTCAAAACACCATTgtacttttattaatttcacaattatttttataacaattgaTTTGTTATATTGTGACTAATATTAATAGTGAATCTATGTGAAAATGAGGTTACTAATCACAATCTATTCTATCTACAATtgtacattttatatatatatatatatatatatatatttattttgtgtgtttcttatatcacttttttcttATTCGCGTATTTCACATAATATGAATGTTCTATAATTGAGTTGAATATCGACCATACATCTTCATTGGGTAAAGCTACCGATTTTAACATGGTATGACATTGTGATTGTGATTGCAAGAATAGATACATCATGAAATGATAACAGATATGACAATGTGAACTTTGTGCAATCTAATGCAAGCCACATGAGTCATTTCAGGCTGCCCCCCACAGGAACAGCCCATAATGTGAATAAATACAATAACTTTCGGCCagcaaaaatttacaaaagattttACAGTTACCAATACCGTAAATTGTTAATTAATAATAAGGGTaagtttggtacactgaatgtgaATTACAACAAgaatggtaatctttattaccagTAATAAAaggtgttgtaatggaataactaaacttattcattagtttggttgtaagttgtaacattagaataaaatttatgatctattttaggaaatatctcattcatacaaatatatttccaagaaaataatatattttaaatttcagagagatgagttattttttgatgattttttatttccataattgttaggtgaatatgaaaattttatttatttggaaatatattaatattataaattattgtatctactaaggaatagttattacaacctttttaaagaataactatttataaggaatgactatttcctgtaataaaaacataaccaaattattgaatagctaaatcatagaaataactattacattacagtgcctATTATAGTCTACCAAATGTGCCCTAAGTGATAAAATGATGTTACCAATACCCATAACGGGACAcaataaaaacttaattatcaAACTCATTTgtcatgaaaaatatttttgaaaaatattgtgtattACTCGAATAAATATAATCCAAAACATAATATTGCATCATTCTTTACGTGGCAATTCCTATGTGTTGATGGGATGGTATGCTAGACAACCCTTTTTCAACAGGCTTATCTATCTTTCTGCTTGCATGTACATGTTTATATTAGAGAGAATTTTCAATCAGAActttataaaattaagaaataaaaaatcaagaaagtctctaaacacaatttttttattttttattattttttatatacgtTGTGTTGATGTGGTAAATTGTTCgtgatagataaaaaaaaaaaaaaaaaaaaatgatgtcaaaggtgaacaaccaaaaaaaacttatcaactcaattattgtgaaaaatgttatggatttttatgtttgaaaaactactcaaaattttttcactcatgAGTAAGTCATAACaggttagggtttttttttttttttttttttttttttttttttttaaagataaaaattttagaacaatATTGTTTGGTGGAATAAACATAAGATGAGTTCTATTTATTGATAACTCCAAGCTTGGGGAAAGTTTATTTTCACCTCAAAAAAGAATGTataatcttttaaataaattttttttttttcaaaatgtaactgtggggcccaataatttatgggtcaggcccacttgctcatggggagtccaaaggcccaagccgaaaaaaGGTTATGGCCCGAGCTCAAAACTATAAGGTAAAAAACggcccggagatgcagccgaggacagtttcgtcctcggcagacccaaagctccattgaggGGAGGGGTataaaagagataaaagaacaaatgtgaaaggagatctaaaatatcttgggagagttatccttactacccttcccagataagactctgcacctaacagagccgtattcttcagctttatcaaccatccccaacaattctgggattagactgatgggacaaatatcagtcttgtaaaggttaaccctacacgtggacgaaggacagcggacgcaagctagtataaaagaaaaagtaagtgaacctAGAAGGGGGCTCTGATTTgacctctaaaaaaaaaaaggactccatgggggaaaacatcaggagaacacctgcacatcacagaaaaacccaccgtcgggtaatcggggtaagaccttaatgatcctcggatcaagtccgaggagtccaaccccataggatgcgacactgtagggcttaaatgttcaaacccaactcctctttctatatgaattcctctaaaatcaagaccggaacatcgccccgtgcccaacggctagcttttcaagcccactctctacaaatcatattgtaagggatctttcatgtgcgagcccaacatcattattgggccgcaaaagaatcgtgtccttacagtaactatatttttacataatggtcaaaataaattaaataaattgatgAAAATAAACTCATTCAAATGCACACTTAACTAATGAGATAATTGATTTGCTAATTTGCTTTGACTAAAGAGGAGGCAGTTGATTAATTTCATCCTCTAGTATCAACTCATTCGAATAATTTATTGTCATTGGTTTATTGGGCTTAATAATTAGGTTGGGTAGAAGTATAgctatacatttaaaaaaattaagctttaAAAGAGATACATAATAAAATTAGATAAGCTAAATAAATACcctaatttttttctcaacacTTCAAATAAGCACATAAACAACAAACAAACCCCTAGGGTCGAATTAAGATCCTTTAAGTTCTATGGCAATTTCACCGTAAAGTTATTAAAAAGCTTTTTTATGGGGTCAGAATGACATTGAAGAgcataagagcatccacagcagtgaagctaaaaatttagctttttagcttcaccaaaagttactttttttttttttttttttttttgagaaaatagatTGATACTTTATTGAAATTAGCTTGCCAAATTGGCTACATCTTGTTGAACAACTGTGTATAGTGGATCGGGGactccctccatccaaactacaTAGCTTGAGACATTAATAGAATGTCTTGCTAGACTATGTGCTAATCTATTGCCATCTCTTCTACAATGAGAGTATAGCAATTTGCATAACGACTAGAGAAAACCATGGCACCATGCAGTAACGGCTCCACTAAAGCTATAGAGTGTCCTCCTCCTTTAAGTGAGTTCATAATCAGCTCTGAGTCACCTTCAAGTACAGCCTCTGTTATGCCAATTTCCTCTCCAAACTCCAGCGCCCGAGCAACTGCTACTGCATCAATCTCAATGGGCTGCATAGCAGGTGCAACGGTTTGAGCAAGAGAGGCCATAACAGCCCCTGTGTGATCACGAATAACCACCCCAATCCCGTTCTTATTTTCCTGCTTGAAGATTGCACCAtcgaaatttattttgaaacttcTCGCATCAGGTGGTTTCCAGTTCGTTCTCTGTCGAGGTAAGGTCGCTGGTTTGTCTGGGATTGTAGCCATGAATTCCTCCAATTTTTCCTTCGCCTGTGCTTCAATCAGGTTTGATGGGCAGCAAGGCTTGTTGAGCCGAACCTGATTCCTCTGGTTCCATAAGCTCCACGTCACCATCGCAAAACGCTCCGGATTGCCATGATTTTTAAATATCCACGATAATAGCTCCTTAAAGTTTACTGGGCTTATGTTTTGGTAGCCATTCCACTTTGATGACGTCCAGGCAACCCTGTTCTTGCTGCAAGACCACAATGCATGTAATGTGGTTTAATCCTCCATCATACAACGCTCGCACCTGCCGTTCTCCATAATGTGGCGTCGCTTCAAGTTAGCTTTTGTTGGGACTACCTCACGACATGCTCTCcacagaaatttttttatcttatttggaACACACAAATCCCAAATGCTGCGCCAGAAATTTCTGTCCTCTGCCAGTGCATCCGTCGCCCCTGAAACTTCATCTTCATACTTTAAAAATCTGTAACCAGATTTGTAGCTGTACTTCCCTGTTTGAGTCCATGGCCAAAACAGTTTGTCTTCAGTAGGGAATCTTGAGAGCGGGATTGATTTAATGATGGCAGCTTCCTCCGGAACAAAAAGGCCATTGATAACATCATCATCCCAAGTCCTTGAATCTTCCTTGATGAGTTTGTCAACTGTGGCTTCCTCCCAACCTTCAAGAACGGGTGATAAAATTCTAGCCGGTgataaaagttattttatctattttacctacacacatgctgcagcagtggatctattttaactttcaacacaataaaataatatatctcctacaataaaataatatatctactacaataaacaacaatcataaCCATCCGCAACCGCTACCGCTATCACTACCGCCGCCGCCGTCGCCATCGACTCTTCCACCGCCACCGCAATCACTACCGCTGCCACTATCGCCGCCACCGCTGCTGCCATTACTACCGCCACCGACTCTTCCACCGCCGCCAACTCTTCTGCCGCCGCCACATGatagaataatatattttctacaataaacaacaatcacagccactaccaccaccactgTCActaccaccaccgccaccatcaaaaaaattatttttttcacaccaatataataataacctatcacttaaaatttattgcaaaaatattgtggtaacatttcttaattttaatttcttattattctttattttatttttcccattattttcatccaaatacacttttttttttctcctccacacacgtataCTCCTctttatcttcactctatcttcacttgcatttatatttttctacttcagctttgtctttctttctctttcactcTATCTTCACCGCCGCCCCCACAACAACCACATCGGAAAACACAAGCCCActgccacaaacacaaacacaagcccaCTGCCGACAACAGATCggaaaacataaacacaaacccacatcagCACTGGGCATGAGATAGCAAAGAGAGGGTGGAGCTCGAAGGTTCGGCCTTTGAGGTGGAgatctagagagagaaaatgcaaGATAGAGACCCACGTCGGCGCTGGGCATGAGATAGCAAAGAGAGAGGGGGTGGAGTTGTGGAGAACGCAAAGAGTGGTCGGCGTTGGGCTGGGGCTTCGGTCGGCGTTGGGCTGGGGCTTGGTCTGCGGCAACAGGCAAAAACGAAGTGTGAGGACTGAGTAGAGAAGGACTGAGTAGAGAAGGATTGAGTAGAGAGGAGCAACGGACTGAGTAGAGAGGCACGGG of Quercus lobata isolate SW786 chromosome 8, ValleyOak3.0 Primary Assembly, whole genome shotgun sequence contains these proteins:
- the LOC115957030 gene encoding uncharacterized protein LOC115957030; amino-acid sequence: MAAAVAAIVAAVVIAVAVEESMATAAAVVIAVAVADGWEEATVDKLIKEDSRTWDDDVINGLFVPEEAAIIKSIPLSRFPTEDKLFWPWTQTGKYSYKSGYRFLKYEDEVSGATDALAEDRNFWRSIWDLCVPNKIKKFLWRACREVVPTKANLKRRHIMENGSKNRVAWTSSKWNGYQNISPVNFKELLSWIFKNHGNPERFAMVTWSLWNQRNQVRLNKPCCPSNLIEAQAKEKLEEFMATIPDKPATLPRQRTNWKPPDARSFKINFDGAIFKQENKNGIGVVIRDHTGAVMASLAQTVAPAMQPIEIDAVAVARALEFGEEIGITEAVLEGDSELIMNSLKGGGHSIALVEPLLHGAMVFSSRYANCYTLIVEEMAID